GTGTCAATTCTCTTGTTCACATGGGAAAGATAATTGCCAAGCATGTTAATGCTGGTCTGTTTAAAGCTCTTGAAGAAATTCCAGTTCATATTTCAAGGAGGATTTTCGAGAAAATGAGCAAGTTAGAGTTTACATGCTATGAACCTTTGGAATTCATCCAGAAGGAGGTTCATAGCAGGAAGAGGAGCCACAATGCTCTGCTGTCCAGTAAGACTGAAGGTAAAGGAAAATTAATGATGTGCTACAGAATTCACATTACTCCATCCAGAATATACTGCTTGGGACCTGAGGAAGAAGTTACAAATTATGTGGTTAAGCATCATAAAAAGTATGCTTCTGACTTTGCTAGAGTTACTTTTGTTGATGAAGACTGGAGTAAACTATTTCCAGATGCTATCTCAGCTAGAACTGGACGAGGGTTCTTTTCCCAACCCTTGAAAACTGGCCTGTATTATCGCATTTTATCCATCCTGAAAGAAGGATTTTCCATTGGTCCAAAGAAGTATGAATTCTTGGCCTTCTCAGCAAGTCAACTTCGTGGAAGTTCTGTTTGGATGTTTGCTTCTAATGATTCCCTGAAGGCCGAGGATATAAGAAGGTGGATGGGCCACTTCGAAGAAATCCGTTCAGTATCTAAGTGTGCGGCTAGAATGGGCCAACTGTTCAGCTCTTCCAGACAAACAGTTGAAATCCTACCGCGGGATGTGGAAGAGATTCCAGATATTGAAGTCACAACTGATGGCACTAAACACATATTTTCTGATGGTATTGGGAAGATTTCTGAGAAATTTGCCAAAGATGTGGCTTACGAAATTGGATTAGACCCTATGAACCCTCCTTCAGCTTTTCAAATAAGGTATGGTGGCTACAAAGGAGTTATTGCTGTCGACCCTGATTCCTTTCGTCGTCTTTCTCTGCGACCTAGTATGAAGAAATTTGAATCAAAGAGCACAATGTTTAACATTACAAGTTGGAGCAAACCCCAGCCATGCTATATGAATCGTGAAATTATCTCTCTCCTTTCGACTTtggggataagagatgagatattTGAGTTGATGCAACAAGATGATATGCGTGAATTAGATGAAATGCTGACCAACAGAGAAGCTGCTCTCTCTGTTCTGGGGAAAATTGGTAGTACCGAAACAAAGACAGCATCGAAAATGTTACTGCAAGGTTATGAACCAAGTTTAGAGCCTTACCTGTTGATGATTCTTAAGGCTCATCAGGATAATAGGCTGACTGACATAAGAACTAGATGTAAGATTCATGTTCCAAAAGGCCGTGTTCTTATTGGTTGTTTGGATGAAACAGGCGAATTAAAATATGGTCAAGTGTACATCAGAATTACAAAGAACAGCAAAGAGCAGAAGGATAATGGTCAACCATATTTTTCTAAAGATAACAGGAAAGACAAAACAGCAGTTGTTGTTGGAAAAGTTGCAATATCGAAAAATCCTTGTCTCCATCCTGGTGACATCAGAGTACTTGAAGCTGTCTATGACCATGGATTATATGCTAACAACCTGGTTGATTGTGTTGTCTTCCCTCAAAGAGGAGAAAGGTAATGCTGTATGTTAATACTGAAACTGAAAGACAACCTATTAAGCTCTGTTAATGCCTTCAGAGGAGCTCAAATATCTATTGAAGTGTTTGTCAGCGTTAGTTTCCATGTTATACTGAAACTGTACTTTATAGTTTATATTGCTCTGTTATTGCCTTCAGAGGAGCTCAAATATCTATTGAAGTGTTTGTCAGCATTAGTTTCCATGTTAGATTGATATCCAATCATGTTACATACTTATATCTCTACCTATTGATGGATGTTGCCAATCTTTGCTTTCTCCTTAAATTAATCTTTGATGTTTAATAGGCATCATCCATATAGACTTTAATCTTTGATGTTAATCAGGCCTCATCCAAATGAATGCTCCGGGGGTGATTTGGACGGTGACCTCTATTTTATCACTTGGGATGAGAAACTGATTCCAGAGAAGGTTGATTCACCTATGGACTACACTGCAGCAAGGCCACGCATAATGGATCATGTTGTCACACTC
This genomic window from Aegilops tauschii subsp. strangulata cultivar AL8/78 chromosome 4, Aet v6.0, whole genome shotgun sequence contains:
- the LOC109774018 gene encoding probable RNA-dependent RNA polymerase 2, whose protein sequence is MATAVSAPVSTATVRVSNIPPSAVAKELLAFFDSAVAAAGAAYACEIAAARRGWLSRCIGIVQFDSTAAATLAAELASSGRLPRFLGSLLSVSPAPADLLPRAPDHSLRTADARLLVGNRIAEREFEAADSWDSVRVEVIPGKRRIDLYLDHDSQRYRLEDIRNCYKCSFDGAGAILLKLMYAPRICTKISGPAVYSRFSDDRFHACKEDVKFTWVRALDFTPNHSFGKCSTLALVLDEGAPVPFILNSLPLSGELGELVISLMEFVGPSSKVVPLVDCPTGCSVSYEVLFRVNSLVHMGKIIAKHVNAGLFKALEEIPVHISRRIFEKMSKLEFTCYEPLEFIQKEVHSRKRSHNALLSSKTEGKGKLMMCYRIHITPSRIYCLGPEEEVTNYVVKHHKKYASDFARVTFVDEDWSKLFPDAISARTGRGFFSQPLKTGLYYRILSILKEGFSIGPKKYEFLAFSASQLRGSSVWMFASNDSLKAEDIRRWMGHFEEIRSVSKCAARMGQLFSSSRQTVEILPRDVEEIPDIEVTTDGTKHIFSDGIGKISEKFAKDVAYEIGLDPMNPPSAFQIRYGGYKGVIAVDPDSFRRLSLRPSMKKFESKSTMFNITSWSKPQPCYMNREIISLLSTLGIRDEIFELMQQDDMRELDEMLTNREAALSVLGKIGSTETKTASKMLLQGYEPSLEPYLLMILKAHQDNRLTDIRTRCKIHVPKGRVLIGCLDETGELKYGQVYIRITKNSKEQKDNGQPYFSKDNRKDKTAVVVGKVAISKNPCLHPGDIRVLEAVYDHGLYANNLVDCVVFPQRGERPHPNECSGGDLDGDLYFITWDEKLIPEKVDSPMDYTAARPRIMDHVVTLEEIQKYFVDYMINDSLGAISTAHLVHADRHPMKARSPECLQLAALHSMAVDFAKSGAPAEMPRSLRPREYPDFMERWDKPMYISNGALGKLYRAAASQMQSSPAPSFAQPNPVFDPDLEVPGFEEFLESAEECYDLYVEKLTALMGHYGAEQEDEILTGNIRNRLLYLKKDNKRYFEMKDRIIDSVEGLHKEARGWFTSRPKAEASRRASAWYRVTYHPDHRRREKKWFWSFPWIICDELLKIEESNNGDGLQRVVDEQMMDWNTLACLS